The Couchioplanes caeruleus sequence GCTGTCGCAGCGGCTGCACGCGGCGCTGGTGCGCTCGGGTCTGCGCGACACCCTCGGTCGCTGAACGGCGGGCGGGTTACGCCGAGCGCTTAACCGCCCCGGTCGCCCCGGTGCGGCGCCGGCGGGGACAGGCGGCGGCCGATCTGGCCCCCTACCTGCGGTTCGGACCGTTGCGGCGGGGTATGGCCACAGGGATCGGACACGGACCTCGTGTGGCGCCTGTCCCGCGGCGCCCGTGTACCGTGCAGGATAGGGCGGGATACAGCCTGACGATCGCCGCTGGCGCGGTGACCGACGGGGCGGCGAACGACGTGCGACACGGAGGCGGGCGGTGCGCGAGCTGAGCGTGGTCGGGGTTCGGGTGGAGCTGCCCAGCAACCAGCCGATCGTCCTGCTCAGGGAGGTCGACGGCGATCGGTATCTGCCGATCTGGATCGGCGCGGTGGAAGCTACCGCCATCGCGTACGAGCAGCAGGGCGTCAAGCCGGCGCGGCCCCTGACCCATGACCTGCTCCGAGATGTCCTCGCGGCGCTGGAGGCACCGCTGAAGGCCGTCGAGATCACGGAGCTGAAAGAGAACGTCTTCTACGCCGACCTGCTGATCGGCGAGGGCCTGCGCATCTCCGCGCGCCCGAGCGACTCGATCGCACTGGCGCTGCGGGTGGGCGCCCCGATCCGCTGCGCGGACCAGGTGCTGACCGAGGCCGGCATCGTCATCCCGGACGAGCAGGAAGACGAGGTCGAGAAGTTCCGCGAATTCCTCGACCAGGTCCGCCCGGAGGACTTCGCAGGCTGATCGCGCACGCCGGCGCCGAGTGGCGTTTTCGCCTGTTTGTATCGACGTTCGCCACATGTCCGGTCGTCCGTCCGCGGCGTGTCGCGGCATTACCTCCCTGCTTCCGGGCACGCTGAGTTATAGGCTCGTCAGGTCCAGGTGAAGCGGCACCGCGCAGCGGGGAGGTAGTCGCGTGCACGGCTCAGATCCTCAGGAGGGTCCTCTCGTCGGCGAGGACGGTGAGGTCGGCTATCGCGGTGTGACCGCGTGCCAGGCGGTCGGCATCAGTTACCGCCAGCTCGACTACTGGGCCCGCACCACGCTCGTGGTGCCCAGCATCCGTGACGCGTCGGGTTCCGGCACACAGCGCCTCTACTCGTTCCGCGACCTGGTGGTACTCAAGGTGGTCAAGCGACTGCTCGACGCCGGGGTGTCGCTGCAGAACATCCGCAAGGCGATCGAGACGCTCCGCTCGCGCGGGGTGGACGACCTGGCCGGCATCACGCTGATCTCCGACGGCACCACCGTGTACGAGTGCCGCTCGCCGGAGGAGGTCGTCGATCTGCTCCAGGGCGGCCAGGGCGTCTTCGGCATCGCCATCGGCGGGGCCTTCAAGGAGATTCAGGGCTCGCTGTCGCACCTGCCCGCCGAGCCCGCCGCCGCACCGCAACCCGTCGGTTCACCGGCCGAGCCCGCGGCCGGTGACGAGCTGGCCGCCCGCCGCGCCCGCCGCCGGGCCGGCTGACGGATCCTTCCTATGCGGTCGGGACCGACCGCAGCAGACGCAGCATCAGGGCGAGCGGCGGCCACCCGGCCCGGCCTCGTCGGACCACGGCCCAACTGCGCAGCAACGCGGGAGTGCCGGGCAGCGGCAGCAGCCGTACGCCGGGCGCTGCGGGTCGATCGGCCGGGAGCAGTCCCACGCCCAGCCCGGCCACGATGAGATCCTCGACCAGGTCCAGGCTGTCGGCCCGGTGCGCGATGCGGGCCACGACGCCCTCCAGGGACGCGACGGTACGCACCACCTCCTCGTCCGCCGTGTTGCGCGAGTTGACGATCCAGTCCGCCGTGGCGAAGTCGGCGAAGCCGCTGCCGGGCGCCGCGGCCGGCACGGCCAGTCCCCACGGCGCCGACCACAGCGGGACCGTCTCCACGGTGGCGTCGAAGGCCGCGGGGGCGAGGTTGTAGTCGTAGGTCAGCGCGAGGTCGACCGCGTCGGCGGCGAGGAGTGCGAACGCCTCGGACGGCTCGTGCTCGTGGATGCGTAGCCGGACCCGGGGATGGTCGCGGGCGAGAACGGCCGCCGCCGGCAGCAGCGAGCGGCGTACGGCGGTCGCGAAGCCGGCCACCCGCACCTCCCCGGACGGCACCGCCCCCGGATCCAGGTCGAGGCGCGCGGCGTCGACCGCGGCGAGGATGGTCACCGCGTGCTCGGCCAGCCGCCGCCCGGCCGGGGTGAGCCGGACCCGCCGCCCTTCCGGCTCGAGCAGGGTCGCGCCTGCCTCCTTGGCCAGGACGGCGAGCTGCTGGGACACGGTCGAGGTGGTGAGGTGCATCGCATCCGCGACGTCGCGCATCGACCCGCGTCGCGACAGTTCGAGCAGAAGGCGCAGGCGGCGGGTCTCCATGGCCCTATCGTCCGTCATCATCGAACGTTTTGTCCATGATTCTCACGTGGACGCGGACGGTCTACCGGACGTTCACTGGGCCGCATGCGTAACGACGCCCGTACCGGCACCGCGATGGCCCTCGCCGCGATGCTGCTCGTCCAGCTCGGCCTGGCTGCCTCGACCGCCCTGCTCGACCGCCTCGGCGCGCAGGGCACCGCCTGGCTGCGCCTCGCCTGGGCCGCGGTCATCCTCCTCGTGCTCGTGCGGCCGCGGGCCCGCTCGTTCTCCCGCAAGGCGCTGCTCGCCTGTGTGGCGCTGGGGGTCGTCACGGCGGGCGTGACGATCCTGTTCATGGCGGCCGTCGCCCGGCTGCCACTCGGCACCGCCAGCGCCCTGGAGTTCCTCGGCCCGCTCGGCGTCGCGGTGGTCCGCGGGCGGCGGGGCACCAAACTGTGGCCGGCGCTGGCAGCGGTCGGCGTGGTGCTGCTCACCGAGCCCTGGCACGGCGGCATCGACCCGGTCGGCGCGGGTTTCGCGCTCGGTGCCGCGGTGTGCTGGGCGGCGTACATCGTGCTGACCCAGCGGGTGGGCGACGAGGTCTCGGGCCTGCGCGGACTGGCGGTGTCGATGCCGGTGGCCGCCCTGGTCGCCACCGTGGTCGCCGGCCCGTCGGTGCTCGGCGACCTGACCTGGGAGGTGATGCTCGCGGGGCTCGCCCTGGCGGTGCTCCTGCCCGTGGTGCCGTTCGCGCTGGAACTGCTCGCGCTGCGCCGGCTCACCATGTCGGCCTTCGGCACGCTGATGAGCCTCGAACCGGCGTTCGCGTTGGTCATCGGCCTGCTCGCGCTGGGGCAGCGGCCCGGGTGGGGCCCGATCGCCGGCATCGCCGTCGTGGTGGCGGCGGGCATCGGCGCCGAACGCACCGGCACCCGCCCCCTCCCCGCCCCGACCCCCGCCCCGGCCCCCGCCCCGACCCCCTCCCCGGCCCCCGACCGGCCGCCGGCCGCGGTTGCGTCGGTCACTCCGGCCGCCTGCTGAGGTCCGTCCCCAGGACGGGCGAGGTCCGGAAAAGGTTGACAAGGATCGAGATCAACTTTTCGGGGGCCTCACGGGTCTTCTCTGTCGCACTGCCCCTCGTGCGAAGGAGAAGCCATGTCCGTACGCGGTTCCGTCGCGCCGGCCGCCGTTGCCATCGCCCTGCTCGCCGGATGCACTCCCGCCGCCGGCGACGCGGGTGCGGCCACACCGGTGTTCGTGCCCGCGTCGCCGTCGAAGAGCGCCGCGGCCGCCCCCGAGCCGCGCCCCGAGAAGATCACCTATCCGGCGCAGGGCGCCGAGGCGTTCACCGCCGCGGAGGGTGAGCCTGCCGGGGAGCGGCAGGGCACGCTGCTGCGCTACCGAGTGCTCGTGGAGAAGGACATCAAGGGCATCAGTGCGGGTACGTTCGCCGACGCCGTCCGGACGACGCTCGCCGACCCACGGGGCTGGACCGCCGGCGGCGACCTGTCATTCCGCCGGGTGGGCCGCGGCCGGCCGCACGACTTCACGGTCTACCTCGTGACCCCCGGCACCCGCGACGTGCTGTGCCAGGACGCGGGGGACGGCTACACGTCCTGCCGCAACGGCGACAAGGTCGTGCTCAACGTCGCCCGGTGGGCCAACGGTGTGCCGGGCTACCGGGCCGGCCTGCGGGTCTACCGGCAGTACCTGGTCAATCACGAGGTCGGCCACCGGCTGGGCCACGGCCACGAGCTCTGCCCGGGAAAGGGCCGACCGGCCCCGGTCATGCAGCAGCAGACCCTCGGCATGCACGGCTGCACGCCGAACTCCTGGCCGTACCGCGACGGCGAGCGCTACGCGGGCGCCTCGGGCGCGTACGAGGACGAGGTACCCCCACGCGAGGGCGCCTCGAAGCCCTGAGCCCCGAAAGGGTGCAGGTGGAAACGCGACGGCGTGGTCACTCGAGACCGCCGCCGGTGCGGTGAAGGGATGATTCGGCGATCCTGATGGTTGACCGCCGTTCCGGCCACGGCTCTGGTCAGGCGCCGCGGCCACCCTCGCGTGCCGGCGAGGCGTCGTCGTACGCCCCGGGATCGCCGGCATAGCGTTTCCCGTTGCGGTAGGGCCACGGGTTCGCCGTGCAGCCGTGCATCCCCAGGGTCTGCTGCTGCATCACCGGCGCGGGCTCGTTCTTGCCCGGGCACAGCTCGTGGCCGTGGCCCAACCGGTGGCCGACCTCGTGGTTGACCAGATACTGCCGGTACACCGGCAGCGCGGCGCCGTAGCCCGGCACACCCTTGGCCCAGCGCGCGACGTTGACCACGACGCTGTCGCCGTTGCGGCAGGACGTGTAGCCGTCGGCGGCGTCCTGGCAGAGCTCGTCGCGGGTCACGGGGGTGGCCAGGTAGATGGTGAAGTCGTACGGCTGCCCCGGCCCGACGCGCCGCAGCCGCAGCGTGCCCCCGGCCGTCCAGCCGCGCGGATCGTCGAGGGTGGTGGTGACCGCGTCGGCGAACGTACCCACGCCGATGCCCTTGATGTCGGTCTCCATGAGCACCCGGTAGCGCAGAAGCGTGCCGCTCCTGCCGCCGGTGCGGTTCGCGCCGGGCGCCGTGCGCCAGGCGCCCCCTCCGCGCGCCGGGTAAGTGATCTTTTCCACTCGGGTGGCCCGGTCGGTCTTCGGCGTCGGGCGGACCGGGGCGGGCAGCGGCGCGGCGATCGCCGGCCGGGCCGCCGGCGCGCGTGGGGGGCGGACCGCGATGCCGATCAGGACGAGTCCGGGCAGCACGAGCAGCAGCAACGCCGCCAGCACCGACCAGGACCGTGTCATGCCTGACCATCGGCTCGGGCGCCGGTGCGCTGAGCGCTTGGTCACGCCGCCGCCGGCTCGGTCACGCTCCGGCAACACATCGTGTCTCTCCTGTCGTCGCCGCGGGTGTCAGGCAGAGAGAAGAAGATAGAGAAGCGGTTGTGAGGCGGATGTGAAAAAACCTCCGACCGTTTCTGTCGGAGGTGGGCGCTACGGTCTGGCGGTGACCGCACACATCGACGACTTCTACCGCGATGTCGCCACCATCGCGCTCGGGGTGGGGGAGAAGCACGGGTTCGTGCTCGGTGGTGGCGTCGCCTGGCTGGTCAATGGCCTGGTCCGGCGCCACACCGAGGACATCGACCTGTTCACCGACACCGCGGGCGCGGTGCGGGCCGCCGCCGTCGAGGTGACGCAGGCCCTCACCGCGGCGGGATACCAGGTGTTCCGGGAGACCGGCGAGGAGATGTTCGCCGGCATGGACGAGGACCTGCGGGAGTATCACGTCGCCGACGGCCGCCGGGCGCTGCGGCTGACGCTCACCCGGCTCGACCGGCGCAGGGCCCCGGTGGTCATGGACGTCGGCCCGGTCATGCACCTCGACGACCTGGTCGCGTCCAAGGTCGCAGCACTGGTCAACCGGCGCGAGGTCCGCGACTACATCGACGTCGCCGCCGCCCTCGAGCGCTATCCGCTGGAGCGGGTGCTGGCCCTGGCCCACGCGCTCGACGACTCCCTCGAGCCGGAGGACATCGCCGACGCCGGGCGCTACCTGGACCGCCTCGACGACGCCCGGTTCGCGGTCTACGGCCTCGGCGCCGCCGAGGTGGCGGCGCTGCGCGGCCGCCTGGCGCCCTGGCCCCGCTGACCGGAGCCCGCCCGGCTGGCGCGGCCGGCTGGCGCGGCCCCGCTGACCACGGGGTCCGGCCGCCCGGTGTCCGGGCCGGCCCTCGGCAACCTGTTAGCAACCGAGCGGGTCCCACGCCGCAACCGGCGACCCCGAATCTTGCTGTCAGCGAGGCCAGTCACACCGGAAAGGCTCCCGACATGCGCCTGAGAATTGGTTCCACCATCGCCGTCTTCGCCGCCGTCATCGGCCTCGCGGGCAGCGTCGCCGGCCCGATCTACGCGGCGTTCGCCGCGTAGGTCACGCTCCACTCCACAGCAAGGTCCCTTCCGTGGCCGGGCGCGGTTCGCGCCCGGCCACGGTGCTGTGCGGCGCCGGGCTGCTCATAGACTGCACGCATCATGACGCTGACCGAACGCCTGCCCGGCACCGCCGACCCCGACGCCGTCTTCGACGCCTTCCAGACCTGGGCGACCGAGCAGGGCCTGACGCTCTACCCCCACCAGGAGGAGGCGCTCATCGAGATCGCCACCGGGGCGAACGTCATCCTCAACACCCCGACCGGCTCCGGTAAGAGCCTGGTGGCCACGGGCGCGCACTTCGCGGCGCTGGCCGACAAGCGCACCACCTTCTACACCGCGCCGATCAAGGCGCTGGTGTCGGAGAAGTTCTTCGCCCTCTGCGCGCAGTTCGGCGCGCACAACGTGGGCATGCTGACCGGCGACGCCAGCGTCAACGCCGACGCCCCGATCATCTGCTGCACCGCCGAGATCCTGGCCAACCTGGCCCTGCGCGAGGGTGCCAACGCCGACGTCGGCCAGGTGGTGATGGACGAGTTCCACTTCTACGCCGAGCCCGACCGGGGCTGGGCCTGGCAGGTGCCGCTCATCGAGCTGCCCCAGGCGCAGTTCGTGCTCATGTCGGCGACGCTCGGCGACACCACCCGCTTCGTCGAGGACCTGACCCGGCGCACCGGCCGGCAGACCGCCGTGGTCGCCAACGCCGAGCGGCCGGTCCCGCTGTTGTTCTCGTATGCGATGACGCCGCTGCACGAGACGATCGAGGAGCTGCTCACCACTCGCCAGGCGCCGGTGTACATCGTGCACTTCACCCAGGCGGCCGCCCTGGAACGCGCGCAGTCGCTGATGAGCATCAACATGTGCACGCGTGCCGAGAAGGACGCGATCGCCGCCGCGCTCGGCAACTTCCGGTTCACCGCGGGCTTCGGGCGTACGCTCTCGCGCCTGGTCCGCCACGGCATCGGCGTGCACCACGCGGGCATGCTGCCCAAGTACCGCCGCCTGGTGGAGACCCTCGCCCAGGCCGGCCTGCTCAAGGTCATCTGCGGTACGGACACCCTCGGCGTCGGCATCAACGTCCCGATCCGCACGGTGCTGTTCACCGGGCTGTCCAAGTACGACGGAGTGCGGACCCGGCTGCTCAAGGCCCGCGAGTTCCACCAGATCGCGGGCCGCGCGGGCCGGGCCGGCTTCGACACCCTGGGCACGGTCATCGTGCAGGCGCCCGAGCACGTGATCGACAACGAGCGCGCGCTCGCCAAGGCCGGTGACGACCCCAAGAAGCGCCGCAAGGTGGTCCGCAAGAAGCCGCCGGAGGGCACCATCGGCTGGGGCCAGCCCACGTTCGACCGGCTGGTCGCGGCCGATCCGGAGCCGCTCACCTCGTCGTTCCAGGTCTCGCACGCGATGCTGCTCAACGTCATCGCCCGCGGCGGCGACCCGTTCTCCTCGATGCGGCATCTGCTCACCGACAACCACGAGGAGCCCGCCGCCCGGCGCCGGCACATCCGCCGCGCCATCGCCATCGCCCGGGCGCTGCTCGCCGGCGGTGTGATCGAGAAGGCCGACGGGGCCTACCGTCTCGTGGACGACCTGCAGCTCGACTTCGCCCTCAACCAGGCCCTGTCCCCGTTCGCCCTGGCCTGCCTCGAGCTGCTCGACAAGGAGTCGCCGGACTACCCGCTCGACGTCGTGTCGGTGATCGAGGCGACGCTGGAGGATCCCCGCCAGGTGCTCTCGGCACAGCAGTTCAAGACCAAGGGTGAGGCGGTCAACGCCATGAAGGCCGAGGGCATCGAGTACGACCAGCGCATGGAGCTGCTCGAGGAGGTCACGTACCCGAAGCCGCTGGTGGAAATGCTCGAGGCGGCGTACGAGACGTACCGCCGGGGGCACCCGTGGGTGGCCGACCACGAGCTCAAGCCCAAGGCTGTCGTCCGCGACATGTACGAGCGCGCGATGACCTTCACCGAGTACGTCTCCTTCTACGGCCTGTCCCGCTCCGAGGGCCTCGTGTTGCGCTATCTCGCCGACGCCTTCCGGGCGCTGCGCCAGACGGTGCCGGAGGACGCGCGTACGGAAGAGCTGACAGACCTCATCGAGTGGCTCGGCGAGCTGGTCCGCCAGGTCGACTCCAGCCTGCTCGACGAGTGGGAGCGCCTGCGCAACCCGGGCGCGGAGATCGCCGAACCGACCCCCTTGGACGACAGGCCGCCGGCGGTCACCCGCAACACCCGCGCCTTCCGCGTCCTGGTCCGCAACGCCATGTTCCGCCGCGTCGAGCTCTTCGCCCTGCGCCGCGCCGAGGACCTGGGCGAGCTGGACGCGGAGTCGGGCTGGACGACGGACCGCTGGATCGAGGCGCTGGAGGACTACTACGCCGAGTACCCGGTGGTCGGCACCGGCCCGGCGGCCCGCGGCCCGGCGCTGCTGCACATCGACGCCGGCCCGGCGGTGTGGAAGGTCCGCCAGGTCTTCGAGGACCCGGAGGGCGACCACGACTGGGGCATCGACGCCGAGATCGACCTGGCCGCCAGCGACGAGGCCGGCGCCGCGGCGATCCGCATCATCGCGGTGGGGCCGCACTGACTTCCTGGTGAGGCTGGCGTTGCCCCAGTTCACTTCTGTGGCGAGACGCCGGATCCACGGCCTCCCGCATCTCGTCTATGCGCCGGGCGGGCGCCCTCGTCATGCCATGCTTTGACCGCAGGACAGCGGTGTGTTGGCACACGAAGGGCGACCCCAGCGATGACGACGGCCCTGCCCGTGGCGGTTCTTTCCTCACCGAGACGCGTCGCCCGCGACATGCGGCACCAGGAGCTGCGGGACGGCCGGCGCTGGCACCAGGACCCGTCGCCGACCGATCCCCGGACCGAGGGCATGCGCGACCGCGACCGGATCCTCTACTCCTCGGCGTGGATGCGGCTCACGGGCGTGACGCAGGCGGTCAACTCCCGTCCCTCCGATCCGATCCTGCCGCACAACAGGATGACCCACAGCCTGCGCGTGGCCCAGGTGTCCCGGAGCATCGCCGAACAGCTCCTGATCGGCGACACGGAGGCGGACATGGAGCGCCGGGACAAGCTGCGCGTGCTGGGCGGGCTGGACGTCGACGTCGCCGAGGCCGCCGGGTTCGCCCACGATCTGGGTCATGCGCCCTTCGGCCACGTGGGGGAGCGGATTCTCGACGAGGTGGCCCGGACGGAACTGGGACTCGCGGACGGGTTCGATCCGAACGCCCAGACCCTGCGGATAGTCTCCCGGCTCGAGCGCAAGTATCAGGACGCTCCGGGAATGGACCTCACCAGCGCGACGCGCGCCGCCATTCTGAAGTACCCGTGGGTGCGCCGGCCGATGCTGGTGGACCACGACGACTTCGTCGAGGGGGATCCGGACTACCGCCGGCATTGGTGCAAGTTCAATGCGTACGCGGAGGACGGCGCCGAGATTGCCGACGCCCGTTCCTTCTGCGATGCCCTTCCCGACGAGGTGCAGACCCTCGAGGCCTCGATCATGGACGTGGCCGACGACATCAGCTCGGCGATCCACGACCTGGAGGACTTCTTCCTCGCCCGTGTCGTCGACGTCGAGGCGGCACGGGAGCTGATCGATGACAGCTCGGAGACCGTCGTGTCTCTGAAGAGGAAGCTCGCCGCCGACTACGAGGCGTACTTCGACAAGTCCCTCATGGAGCAGGCGCTCGTCACCGTCCGTGAACTGCTGCTGCGGGCGGTTCCCCAGCCCTTCACCGGTCTCGCCGACGAGATCGGCCGGGTCCGTTGGCACTGCTCGCAGATGATCGGCGCATACATCGCCGATGTGCGTCTGGCGCCCGGAGCACCCGGCGAACCGCACTGGCCCGGCGGGCCGTTCATCGGTCTGAGCCGCCCGAAGTGGCACGAGATCCAGGTCCTGAAGGCCATCAGGGGCCACGTCCTCACGTCGCGGGTCGTCGGTGACCGCGAGATCGGGGAGAAGGCGACCCTGAGGTTGGTGGTGTTCCGGCTGGCGGAACTCCTGGAATCCGACCCCGCCCTGTTGCCGGGCCCGATGAAGCGCCTGGTGCGGTCCCTCGAGCAGGACCCGGCGTTCGACCGGGACCATTCGCTGCGCAGGCGACTCATCCCGGATTTCCTGTGCAGCCTCACCGACAGCCAGGTCGACGACCTCTTCGACTGGCTGCACGGCCGTCGGGTGCAGGGGACGGCCGACTGGGACGGGTGACCCTACGCGGGGGTTCTCCGGCGCAGGCCGGGGTGGCGGGCCTCCCAGGCCGCACGGACGCCGCGCGGCAGGTTGAGCTCGGGCCAGACCCGCACCAGGGTCGGCCCGTCGAGGTGGGCGCGCAGCTCGTCGATGCGGATCGCCTCGCGGAGCACGTTCTCGTACATCCACAGCAGCATCGTGTGCTCGCCGAGGTCGAAGGCGCGGTGGGGGTGCCACCAGAGGCGCAGCGGCAGCTCGACCAGGCCGCGGGTCGGACCGGTCAGCTCGGCGAGGGTTCCGGCGACCAGCACGGGCCGGTGCGGACGCGCGAGATGGACGACCGGGTCGTCGAGCGCGCGGGTGGACATGGGGACCAGCGTAAACGCCGGCCGGCACCGCCGGGTAACCCCTAGGTTCCTAGGATGCTCTACACGCGGAGCGCCACCTCACCCCGAAACACGACGGCTACGCCGACTGCCGGACAAACAGCCGGGTCGGGTCAGTCTCCGGAGACCGAGCCGGAGAGGCGGGCGCGGACCACCAGTTGGTGCAGCGCCTCGACCGCCTCCGGGTCGGCGTGGTCCGGCAGGGTCGAGGACTCCCGGGCGGTCTCGAGCTCGGCACGCAGCCGGCTCACGTCCTCCGCCACCGCCTCGCGAAGATGCGGCGGGAAGGCGCCGTGCTCCGCCGCGCGCTTCATCGCGATCAGCTCCGGCACGTACGGCAGGTCGCAGAGCGCGCCGAGGTCCGCGACCACCTCGCCGGTGCGCATGAGGTGGATGCCGGTGTGCAGGACGCGCAGCGTGTACAGGGCGGGCTTGAGCTCGCCGGTCTTGGCGAACAGCCGTTCCTGGGTGGCGGCGAAGCCGAGGTAGTGGTGGGCGTGGTGCCGGGTGATCATCGCGGGCGCGAGCGCGATCAGTTCGCGGTGCACCGCCGAGGTCTTGACGACGAGCGGGGACAGCAATTGTTCGAGGACATAGCCGTTGCGGCTGTGGAACAGGCGGGCGAACTTGAGCAGGTCGTGGCTGACCACGTCGAGCTCGACCCCGTCGCGCAAGCTGTCGGTGTTGATCGTTTCGGGGCCGGTACGCAGGCCGACGACGTCGGCCGCGGGCAGGAGGTGGCTCCCGCGCAGGTCGAGGTCGCTGTCGACGGAGGCGAAGCCGTAGAGGTGGGCGCCGCTGACCGTGACGAAGACGGTGGGATGGGGCAGGGCCACGGCTTCCGCGGCCCAGGCGGGCACGTCGACGGTCATGTCAGGCCTCTTTCGCGTACGCCGGTCAGCAGGGCGTCGACGCCTGCGCGGTCGGGCTCGTCCGGCAGGGTGGTGGCGGCCTCGGCCTCGGCCAGTTCGGCTTGCAGGTCTTCGGACCACGAGACCACGGATTCCCAGCTCTCACCACCGGTTTTGATCCGCAGGAGGCGCTCACGCAGGGGGCTGACATCGACGAGGATCTCGCCGGTGCGCAGGACGTGGGCGCCGGCGTGCAGCAGGCGGATCATGTGCATGGCCTGTTTGTGGTTGGTCTCGCCGGTGCGGGCGCGCCGGGAAGCGACGCGTTTGAGCTGGTCGCGGGCGTACCCGCCGTACGTCTGGGCGACCTTGCGGGAGAGGAAGGCCGTGCGGGCCGCGCGCAGCTCGTGGCCGTCGGGGGTGGCGTGTTCGATCAGGGGTGACCAGAGCACTTCCAGGACCGTCGGGTTGGCCTGGAGGGCGAGGGTGCAGAAGCGTTCGATCTCCCAGGAGAACTGTTCCTCGCGCGGGCCGTCGAGGTGGGTGGGCGGCTTGTCGAGGTGCCAGAACGCGCGGGTCGGCGCGGCGAAGACGCCGCGGCGGTCGTGGTCGGAGTCCGGGTCGTCGAGGCCGTACGCGCGGGAGCCGACCACCACCGCGAGGATGGTGTGGGGCGGATAGGTCACATGCCACAGCCTAGGTGGAGTGACCGGGACAACCCCGCTGGTAGGTTGTCCGCAGCCGTACCACCCACGCGGGAGAGACCGCCGGTTCGCCGGTGGCGCCGAAGGGGCAAATCCTCCCCGGAACCTCTCAGGCAAAAGGACCGCGGGGGCAGGCGACTCTGGAGTGCGCTCGTGGGTATGACAGAGGGGGAGGTTGCCCGTCGACCTCGTTGCCTCTGGAGCCGCCATGACGTTCGCACTTCGCCACATCGGTCCCGATCCGGACGCGCAGACCCAGATGCTCAAGGCCATCGGGTACGCGTCGCTGGACGCGCTGATGGACGCCGCGATCCCGGAGGTGATCCGCTGGCACGGCACGCTGGCGCTGCCGCCGGCCGCCTCCGAGGAGGAGACGATCGCCGAGCTGCGGGAGATCGCCGGGCGTAACGCGGTCACCACGTCGATGATCGGGCTGGGCTACTACGGCACGGTGACGCCGGCGGTGATCCGGCGCAACGTGATGGAGAACCCGGCGTGGTACACGGCGTACACGCCGTACCAGCCGGAGATCAGCCAGGGGCGCCTGGAGGCGCTGCTGAACTTCCAGACGATGGTCACCGACCTGACGGGCATGGCCACGGCGAACGCGTCGATGCTGGACGAGGGCACGGCGGTCGCGGAGGCGATGACGCTGGCCCGTCGGTCGTCGAAGAGCAAGAGCAACGTGTACGCGGTGGATGCGGACACGCTGCCGCAGACCCTGGCGGTGCTGCGGACCCGGGCGGAGCCGCTGGGCATCGAGCTGCGCCTGGTGGATCTGGATGCGGGCGGGGAGCTGCCGGCGGAGTACTTCGGGCTGCACCTGCAGTATCCGGGTGCCTCCGGCGCGGTGCGCGACCACGCGCCGCTGGTCGAGGCGGCCCACGCGGCGGGTGCGCTGGTGACGGTGGCAGCGGATCTGCTGGCGCTGGCGTTGCTGCGGGCGCCGGGTGAGATCGGGGCGGACATCGCGGCCGGGACGACGCAGCGGTTCGGCGTGCCGCTGGGCTTCGGCGGTCCGCACGCCGGGTATCTGGCGGTGCGCGCCGGGCTGGAGCGTTCGCTGCCGGGCCGGCTGGTCGGCGTGTCCCGGGACGCGGACGGTGCCCCGGCCTACCGGCTCGCCCTGCAGACGCGGGAGCAGCACATCCGCCGGGAGCGGGCGACGAGCAACATCTGCACCGCGCAGGTCCTGCTGGCGGTCATGGCGAGCATGTACGCGGTCTACCACGGCCCGCG is a genomic window containing:
- a CDS encoding DUF3152 domain-containing protein, with protein sequence MSVRGSVAPAAVAIALLAGCTPAAGDAGAATPVFVPASPSKSAAAAPEPRPEKITYPAQGAEAFTAAEGEPAGERQGTLLRYRVLVEKDIKGISAGTFADAVRTTLADPRGWTAGGDLSFRRVGRGRPHDFTVYLVTPGTRDVLCQDAGDGYTSCRNGDKVVLNVARWANGVPGYRAGLRVYRQYLVNHEVGHRLGHGHELCPGKGRPAPVMQQQTLGMHGCTPNSWPYRDGERYAGASGAYEDEVPPREGASKP
- a CDS encoding LysR family transcriptional regulator; this translates as METRRLRLLLELSRRGSMRDVADAMHLTTSTVSQQLAVLAKEAGATLLEPEGRRVRLTPAGRRLAEHAVTILAAVDAARLDLDPGAVPSGEVRVAGFATAVRRSLLPAAAVLARDHPRVRLRIHEHEPSEAFALLAADAVDLALTYDYNLAPAAFDATVETVPLWSAPWGLAVPAAAPGSGFADFATADWIVNSRNTADEEVVRTVASLEGVVARIAHRADSLDLVEDLIVAGLGVGLLPADRPAAPGVRLLPLPGTPALLRSWAVVRRGRAGWPPLALMLRLLRSVPTA
- a CDS encoding nucleotidyl transferase AbiEii/AbiGii toxin family protein — encoded protein: MTAHIDDFYRDVATIALGVGEKHGFVLGGGVAWLVNGLVRRHTEDIDLFTDTAGAVRAAAVEVTQALTAAGYQVFRETGEEMFAGMDEDLREYHVADGRRALRLTLTRLDRRRAPVVMDVGPVMHLDDLVASKVAALVNRREVRDYIDVAAALERYPLERVLALAHALDDSLEPEDIADAGRYLDRLDDARFAVYGLGAAEVAALRGRLAPWPR
- a CDS encoding DUF3152 domain-containing protein, whose translation is MTRSWSVLAALLLLVLPGLVLIGIAVRPPRAPAARPAIAAPLPAPVRPTPKTDRATRVEKITYPARGGGAWRTAPGANRTGGRSGTLLRYRVLMETDIKGIGVGTFADAVTTTLDDPRGWTAGGTLRLRRVGPGQPYDFTIYLATPVTRDELCQDAADGYTSCRNGDSVVVNVARWAKGVPGYGAALPVYRQYLVNHEVGHRLGHGHELCPGKNEPAPVMQQQTLGMHGCTANPWPYRNGKRYAGDPGAYDDASPAREGGRGA
- a CDS encoding bifunctional nuclease family protein yields the protein MRELSVVGVRVELPSNQPIVLLREVDGDRYLPIWIGAVEATAIAYEQQGVKPARPLTHDLLRDVLAALEAPLKAVEITELKENVFYADLLIGEGLRISARPSDSIALALRVGAPIRCADQVLTEAGIVIPDEQEDEVEKFREFLDQVRPEDFAG
- a CDS encoding MerR family transcriptional regulator; protein product: MHGSDPQEGPLVGEDGEVGYRGVTACQAVGISYRQLDYWARTTLVVPSIRDASGSGTQRLYSFRDLVVLKVVKRLLDAGVSLQNIRKAIETLRSRGVDDLAGITLISDGTTVYECRSPEEVVDLLQGGQGVFGIAIGGAFKEIQGSLSHLPAEPAAAPQPVGSPAEPAAGDELAARRARRRAG
- a CDS encoding EamA family transporter; amino-acid sequence: MRNDARTGTAMALAAMLLVQLGLAASTALLDRLGAQGTAWLRLAWAAVILLVLVRPRARSFSRKALLACVALGVVTAGVTILFMAAVARLPLGTASALEFLGPLGVAVVRGRRGTKLWPALAAVGVVLLTEPWHGGIDPVGAGFALGAAVCWAAYIVLTQRVGDEVSGLRGLAVSMPVAALVATVVAGPSVLGDLTWEVMLAGLALAVLLPVVPFALELLALRRLTMSAFGTLMSLEPAFALVIGLLALGQRPGWGPIAGIAVVVAAGIGAERTGTRPLPAPTPAPAPAPTPSPAPDRPPAAVASVTPAAC